A stretch of the Methanomassiliicoccales archaeon genome encodes the following:
- a CDS encoding NAD(P)/FAD-dependent oxidoreductase, producing the protein MYDVLVSGAGPSGSYASYLLAKSGYKVGLIEREQLPRGKCCAGGVMQRALGMLDFPVPEDVLERKVTGVKVVHDGHMHTLDSGKVVISMVRRSKFDAFLVAKAENAGCEVLQGHKLENVREDEGGVDCQVGASDLRAKALIIAEGATSVNASRLYGPYPGKFSSIGMAVECNEDIDRGDMIELFLIDSPTKHIRWGPGFPLMGWMFPLRTGCNIGVVGSGYSAEAMGKAMVTVSTDLERRTGVLPDISGYAAHPIPLRARKVLHTRRTLLVGDSGGLTSAISGEGMSYAFQSAGYATEALKGLLSGSVKDPLARYDRLCKDNIVRDMRAAEIIAPVLHWLIGVVDTDKFFGNVIGYEGIVRASEGIAVGADDWRRLLAETIPSFPRLFFSSL; encoded by the coding sequence GTGTACGATGTGCTCGTGTCCGGGGCAGGACCTTCCGGCTCCTACGCCTCGTACCTGCTCGCCAAGAGCGGGTACAAGGTCGGTCTGATCGAGAGAGAGCAGCTTCCGCGCGGCAAATGCTGTGCCGGCGGCGTGATGCAGCGCGCCCTCGGCATGCTGGATTTCCCGGTGCCAGAGGACGTACTCGAACGAAAGGTCACCGGGGTCAAGGTGGTCCATGATGGGCACATGCACACCCTCGACAGCGGCAAGGTCGTCATCTCGATGGTCCGCCGGTCCAAGTTCGACGCGTTCCTGGTCGCGAAAGCGGAGAATGCCGGTTGTGAGGTGTTGCAGGGCCACAAGCTGGAGAATGTACGAGAGGATGAAGGCGGCGTCGACTGCCAGGTCGGTGCCAGCGATCTCCGGGCAAAAGCCCTGATCATCGCCGAAGGGGCGACCAGCGTTAACGCCAGCCGGTTGTACGGTCCTTATCCAGGGAAGTTCTCCTCCATTGGCATGGCGGTGGAGTGCAACGAGGACATCGATCGTGGCGATATGATTGAGCTTTTCCTCATCGACTCTCCGACGAAGCATATACGCTGGGGTCCAGGCTTCCCTCTCATGGGATGGATGTTCCCGCTGCGCACCGGATGCAACATCGGGGTTGTGGGTTCGGGCTATTCCGCCGAGGCGATGGGGAAGGCGATGGTCACGGTTTCCACTGACCTGGAACGGAGAACGGGGGTCCTGCCGGACATCAGCGGTTACGCGGCCCACCCGATCCCACTTCGGGCGCGTAAAGTGCTGCACACCAGACGAACGCTGTTGGTGGGAGACTCCGGAGGTCTCACGAGCGCGATCAGCGGAGAGGGCATGTCCTACGCCTTCCAGAGCGCCGGTTATGCCACCGAGGCTCTCAAAGGCCTGCTGTCCGGTTCAGTGAAAGATCCGTTGGCAAGATATGACCGGCTCTGCAAAGACAACATCGTAAGGGACATGAGGGCCGCCGAGATCATCGCCCCGGTCCTGCACTGGCTCATCGGCGTGGTAGACACTGACAAGTTCTTCGGAAACGTGATCGGCTATGAGGGCATCGTCCGCGCTTCCGAGGGGATAGCGGTCGGGGCGGACGATTGGCGGAGATTGCTGGCGGAGACGATACCGTCCTTCCCGAGACTTTTCTTCTCCTCGCTCTGA
- the hsp20 gene encoding archaeal heat shock protein Hsp20, with amino-acid sequence MAKTERKRTDDINDNFSNFDEEFEEMRARMDRIMEQMLTGEFGLGGETKMYGVSMRMGPDGQPHIQEFGNVKPIAPEKVKEISPIEPLVDVLQEKDKVRVIIELPGVQKDDIGAKADGLWLEVSVDTENRKFSKRIELPCPVRSGTEAVSYRNGVLDITLDREPPKRRKKKTIVE; translated from the coding sequence ATGGCAAAAACGGAGAGGAAGAGGACTGATGACATCAACGACAACTTCTCCAATTTCGATGAGGAGTTCGAGGAGATGAGAGCACGCATGGACAGGATAATGGAACAGATGCTTACGGGTGAATTCGGTCTCGGTGGAGAAACAAAGATGTACGGAGTGTCGATGAGGATGGGGCCGGATGGGCAGCCCCATATCCAGGAGTTTGGGAACGTCAAGCCAATTGCACCAGAAAAGGTGAAGGAGATCTCACCGATAGAACCCCTCGTGGATGTGCTCCAGGAGAAGGACAAGGTGCGGGTCATAATCGAACTTCCAGGAGTGCAGAAGGATGACATAGGCGCCAAAGCGGATGGCCTTTGGCTCGAGGTCTCCGTGGACACTGAGAACAGAAAGTTCTCAAAACGTATCGAACTCCCTTGCCCGGTCAGATCCGGTACTGAGGCTGTGAGCTATAGGAACGGCGTACTGGACATCACCTTGGATAGGGAACCGCCTAAAAGACGGAAGAAGAAGACGATCGTCGAGTGA
- a CDS encoding UbiA family prenyltransferase yields MPASNGGTAWEKFSAKGDGLIAFLEKERLPIIGVFVYVILLALGRDMAEYYLLDAEFVNTVHPWIFSIAHHVSFYVVVFLGLVLLLTAFSGRGFRRSLNLITNIYWLILIPPFLDHFVFGLNESYAYFSWTEYLNAFFQFRGRTFHPGQGLEVAAFLFALFAYVIWTQRNSLFFIKERAVTLLRVFFLVLFTIISMFIVATPGAYLPVGNIDGMPAFPYFDQTKYFQFHLFLVMYYVVAGLLLVTVIAYMAMKGSFRRQIASMRPFQTLFFGMIVAGGMVVGWRTVDPELVMSITQTPYWVNITYVILSIASALPAWQVSTIWNDIADSGFDDPTKTWRTIASGTVDRGTMFQGSIVMMLVALMVALLLSFTEFLLLALIFVLSYLYSFKPVRFKEQVMSPALIGIGASLAFLYGYLTPYTVVVTQYQYDTPVIFLTGAVGVAPLSLTSFMIAAVIFLGLVIGSMVTDVSGYEEDKKANVRTVYTKLGLGKGALLVSALILVASFTPLVLFSRPTDLVLFPVMGVVAAGCFYRYRSSRLVMGVALIGFIYATLRYLGMI; encoded by the coding sequence ATGCCAGCATCGAATGGCGGGACGGCTTGGGAAAAATTCTCGGCCAAAGGTGACGGGCTCATCGCTTTCCTGGAGAAGGAGCGGCTTCCGATCATCGGTGTTTTCGTCTACGTCATACTGCTGGCTTTAGGCCGGGACATGGCCGAGTACTACCTGTTGGACGCCGAGTTCGTCAACACCGTGCATCCCTGGATCTTCAGCATCGCCCACCACGTCTCCTTCTATGTGGTGGTGTTCCTGGGGCTGGTGCTGTTGCTTACGGCCTTCTCGGGAAGGGGTTTCCGTCGCTCCCTTAACCTCATCACCAACATCTATTGGCTAATTCTCATCCCCCCGTTCCTGGACCATTTCGTGTTCGGACTGAACGAGAGCTATGCCTATTTTTCCTGGACCGAATACCTTAATGCGTTCTTCCAGTTCCGAGGGCGGACCTTTCATCCAGGGCAGGGATTGGAGGTGGCCGCGTTCCTGTTCGCGCTGTTCGCCTACGTGATCTGGACCCAAAGGAACAGCCTCTTCTTCATCAAGGAGAGAGCGGTAACGCTACTGCGCGTTTTCTTCCTGGTCCTTTTCACCATCATCTCGATGTTCATAGTCGCCACCCCTGGAGCTTACCTCCCGGTCGGCAACATCGACGGCATGCCGGCCTTCCCCTACTTTGACCAGACGAAGTACTTCCAGTTCCATCTGTTCCTGGTGATGTATTACGTCGTCGCAGGCCTGCTCCTGGTGACGGTGATCGCATATATGGCCATGAAGGGCTCCTTCCGCCGCCAGATCGCCAGCATGCGGCCGTTCCAGACCCTGTTCTTCGGCATGATCGTGGCCGGAGGGATGGTGGTCGGATGGAGGACGGTCGATCCGGAACTGGTGATGTCGATAACCCAGACCCCTTACTGGGTGAACATCACTTACGTTATCCTATCGATAGCGTCTGCCCTCCCGGCCTGGCAGGTCAGCACCATCTGGAACGATATCGCCGATAGCGGGTTCGACGATCCGACTAAGACCTGGAGAACGATCGCGTCCGGGACCGTGGACCGGGGCACTATGTTCCAAGGGTCCATCGTCATGATGCTGGTGGCTCTGATGGTGGCGCTCCTTCTCTCCTTCACGGAGTTCCTGTTGTTGGCCCTGATCTTCGTCCTTTCCTATCTGTATTCGTTCAAGCCGGTGCGTTTCAAGGAGCAGGTGATGAGCCCGGCGCTGATCGGCATCGGGGCATCGTTGGCGTTCCTCTACGGCTACCTGACGCCATACACCGTGGTCGTGACCCAATACCAGTATGACACGCCGGTGATCTTCTTGACGGGGGCGGTGGGGGTCGCCCCGCTGAGCCTGACGTCCTTCATGATCGCCGCCGTCATATTCCTCGGACTGGTCATCGGGTCGATGGTGACCGACGTTTCCGGCTACGAAGAAGACAAAAAGGCCAACGTGAGGACCGTATACACCAAGCTAGGTTTGGGAAAGGGGGCATTGCTGGTCTCGGCCCTGATATTGGTCGCTTCCTTCACTCCCTTGGTGCTTTTCTCCAGACCGACGGATCTTGTCCTGTTCCCTGTGATGGGCGTGGTTGCCGCGGGATGCTTCTACAGGTACCGGAGCTCACGGCTGGTCATGGGCGTGGCGCTGATCGGCTTCATTTATGCGACCCTCAGGTATCTGGGCATGATCTAG
- a CDS encoding CDC48 family AAA ATPase has product MSDSEKVLKVAEAKSKDAGRGIARVDPAVMEVLEITAGDVVQIEGKKRTVAIVWPGYNEDANRGLIRIDGTIRRNASVGIDDKVALRKVNVKPAQKIAFAPMEELKIMGGEEYLGQALEGRVVTRGDVIEINVMGRRIDLVVMTHAPSTDAVMIMRDTDVKISEKPSKEGMSKIPKVTYEDIGGLGDEVKKVREMIELPLRHPELFERLGVEAPKGVLLHGPPGTGKTLLAKAVAGETNANFIYIGGPEIMSKFYGESEERLREIFKQAEANAPTIIFIDEIDSIAPKRDEVTGETERRVVAQLLALMDGLESRGKVVVIGATNRPNALDPALRRPGRFDREIEINIPNQEGRLDILGIHTRGMPLEKDVDLEKLARLTHGYAGADLQALTKEAAIHSLRRILPELDLELESIPSEVLAKIVVKKDDFFAALREMQPASLREVLVESPNLHWSDIGGLADAKKELVEAVEWPLKYGALFDKMDAKPPKGILLYGPPGTGKTMLAKAVATESEANFINVKGPEFLNKWVGESEKAVRETFRKARQAAPCIIFMDEIDSIAPVRGTGSDSQVTERVISQLLTEMDGLESLHNVVVIAATNRPDIIDPALMRPGRFDKMVQVKAPDLETRKAVLEVHLRSKPLAADVNVDEIAKRTDGYTGADLAAVANEGTMLAIRELVAEGEDVTDERINMKKVTMAHLLKAIEKFRPISKKEMNKFEMAYKDFEYVR; this is encoded by the coding sequence ATGAGCGATTCCGAAAAAGTGCTTAAGGTGGCAGAAGCCAAGTCAAAGGATGCCGGAAGAGGCATAGCCAGAGTTGACCCGGCAGTCATGGAGGTGCTTGAGATCACCGCCGGCGATGTCGTCCAGATCGAGGGCAAGAAAAGAACGGTGGCGATCGTCTGGCCAGGCTATAACGAGGACGCTAACCGGGGCTTGATCCGCATCGATGGCACGATACGCCGCAATGCGAGCGTCGGCATAGACGACAAAGTGGCCCTGCGTAAGGTCAATGTCAAGCCAGCCCAGAAGATCGCGTTCGCGCCCATGGAAGAGCTCAAGATAATGGGGGGCGAGGAATACCTTGGCCAGGCCCTCGAAGGAAGGGTGGTCACCCGTGGTGACGTCATTGAGATCAACGTCATGGGACGCCGGATAGACCTGGTCGTGATGACCCACGCACCGTCCACAGATGCGGTCATGATAATGCGCGACACCGATGTGAAGATCTCCGAGAAGCCGTCAAAGGAAGGCATGTCGAAGATCCCCAAGGTCACCTACGAGGACATCGGCGGACTGGGTGACGAGGTGAAGAAGGTCAGGGAAATGATCGAGCTCCCGCTGCGTCATCCGGAACTGTTCGAGCGCCTCGGGGTGGAAGCGCCCAAGGGCGTGCTTCTGCATGGCCCTCCAGGTACTGGCAAGACACTGCTGGCAAAGGCCGTGGCCGGGGAGACCAACGCCAATTTCATCTACATCGGCGGACCGGAGATCATGTCCAAGTTCTATGGAGAATCCGAGGAACGCCTTCGTGAGATATTCAAACAGGCGGAGGCGAACGCGCCGACCATCATATTCATCGACGAGATCGATTCCATCGCGCCGAAGCGCGACGAGGTCACCGGTGAGACCGAAAGAAGGGTGGTGGCCCAGTTACTGGCTTTGATGGACGGTCTGGAATCGAGAGGGAAGGTCGTGGTCATCGGCGCCACAAACCGTCCCAACGCGCTGGACCCGGCGCTGCGGCGTCCCGGCCGGTTCGATCGGGAGATCGAGATCAACATCCCGAACCAGGAAGGACGGTTGGACATCCTGGGCATTCACACCAGGGGCATGCCGCTGGAGAAGGACGTGGACCTGGAGAAGCTGGCCCGGTTGACTCACGGATACGCCGGGGCCGACCTGCAGGCACTGACGAAGGAGGCGGCCATACACTCTCTGCGCCGGATACTGCCGGAACTGGACCTGGAGCTCGAGAGCATCCCGTCCGAAGTGCTGGCCAAGATAGTGGTCAAGAAGGATGATTTCTTTGCGGCGCTGAGGGAGATGCAGCCGGCGAGCCTGCGCGAGGTTCTGGTAGAATCGCCGAACCTGCACTGGTCCGACATAGGCGGTCTGGCCGATGCCAAGAAGGAGCTCGTCGAGGCGGTGGAGTGGCCGCTCAAGTACGGGGCCCTCTTCGACAAGATGGATGCCAAACCTCCGAAGGGCATACTGCTATACGGACCACCGGGCACCGGCAAGACCATGCTGGCCAAGGCAGTGGCCACAGAGAGCGAGGCGAACTTCATCAATGTGAAGGGGCCGGAGTTCCTGAACAAATGGGTTGGGGAATCGGAAAAGGCGGTGCGGGAGACGTTCCGCAAGGCGCGTCAGGCAGCCCCATGCATCATATTCATGGACGAGATCGATTCCATCGCCCCGGTGAGGGGGACCGGCTCGGACTCCCAGGTGACCGAACGGGTCATCAGCCAGCTGCTGACGGAAATGGACGGGCTGGAGTCATTGCACAACGTTGTGGTGATCGCCGCCACCAACCGTCCGGACATCATCGACCCGGCCCTGATGAGGCCAGGAAGGTTCGACAAGATGGTGCAGGTGAAGGCGCCGGACCTGGAGACCAGGAAGGCGGTGCTGGAAGTGCATCTCAGGTCGAAGCCTCTGGCGGCGGATGTCAATGTCGACGAGATCGCCAAACGCACCGACGGCTATACCGGGGCGGACCTGGCCGCCGTGGCCAATGAAGGCACCATGCTGGCCATCAGGGAACTGGTGGCTGAGGGCGAGGACGTCACGGATGAGAGGATCAACATGAAGAAGGTGACAATGGCCCACCTGCTGAAGGCGATCGAGAAGTTCCGTCCCATATCCAAGAAGGAAATGAACAAGTTCGAGATGGCCTACAAGGATTTCGAGTATGTCAGGTGA
- a CDS encoding transcriptional regulator, translated as MQRDELINGVRNTLEKVGFTVSKPLNMRSISFDIVARRDKTLLLVKILSNVDAFSKDNSEEVKTLAEALGGSPLLVGERSGAGEIEQGIVYSRFSVPIVSLNTLKDLLLEEVPPFIFAAPGGLYVKLDSDLLKRLREEKSISLGNLAEVAGVSRRTIQMYETGMGAMIDVAIRLEEFLDQPIVLPVDPLSYKPETSERPKVNMEKYDQFTREVFSILTGLGLTITPTQKCPFEALTVDRDMLILTGLGKDDTKLREKARVVADISVVTGRESVIFIEKVRTRQSIEGTPLIGRDELQKIQESEKLRALVSKRSEPDEKR; from the coding sequence GTGCAGCGCGATGAGCTCATCAACGGCGTGAGAAACACGCTCGAGAAGGTCGGGTTCACGGTCTCCAAGCCGCTGAACATGCGCAGCATAAGCTTTGACATTGTTGCCAGGCGGGACAAGACCCTGCTGTTGGTCAAGATCCTCTCCAATGTCGACGCTTTCTCCAAGGACAATTCCGAGGAGGTGAAGACCCTGGCAGAGGCTCTGGGCGGCTCACCCCTGCTGGTCGGGGAGAGGTCCGGCGCGGGGGAGATAGAGCAAGGTATCGTCTATTCTAGATTCAGCGTTCCCATCGTGTCCCTGAACACGCTCAAGGACCTTCTTCTGGAAGAGGTGCCCCCATTCATCTTCGCCGCTCCGGGCGGCCTGTACGTCAAACTGGACAGCGACCTGCTGAAACGCCTTAGGGAGGAGAAGAGCATCTCCCTGGGTAACCTGGCAGAGGTGGCAGGCGTGTCGCGCCGGACCATCCAGATGTACGAGACCGGCATGGGGGCGATGATCGATGTGGCCATCCGTCTCGAGGAGTTCCTGGACCAGCCGATAGTGCTGCCGGTGGACCCCCTCAGCTACAAACCGGAGACGTCCGAAAGGCCGAAGGTCAACATGGAGAAGTATGACCAGTTCACCAGAGAGGTGTTCTCGATCCTCACCGGGCTGGGACTGACCATCACCCCTACCCAGAAATGCCCGTTCGAAGCGCTGACGGTCGATCGTGACATGCTGATACTGACCGGCCTCGGCAAGGACGATACCAAGCTCCGGGAGAAGGCCCGGGTGGTGGCTGACATATCCGTCGTCACCGGTCGCGAGTCGGTCATATTCATCGAGAAGGTGCGCACGCGCCAGAGCATCGAAGGCACCCCCCTGATCGGACGCGATGAGCTGCAGAAGATTCAAGAGTCGGAGAAGCTTCGGGCACTGGTCAGCAAGAGAAGTGAACCTGATGAGAAGCGTTGA